A stretch of the Terriglobales bacterium genome encodes the following:
- a CDS encoding enoyl-CoA hydratase/isomerase family protein, with protein MSSTFPKLEERGGCNLIRLESADSTNRLTRECIRNLTQTVGELARARPALPLILTGNHRFFSAGADLNEIAALSGPEALEFAREGQALMDAMDNFPAPAIAAISGYCMGGGLDLALACAGRIAAPHALFGHRGAALGLMTGWGGTQRLPRLIGKGRALAMFTAAEKLHATEALRIGLVDAVADDPVALALSALRSAA; from the coding sequence TTGAGTTCTACTTTCCCCAAGCTGGAAGAACGAGGAGGCTGCAACCTCATCCGGCTGGAGTCGGCGGACAGCACCAACCGGTTGACGCGGGAATGCATCCGGAACCTTACGCAAACGGTTGGGGAGCTGGCACGCGCCCGGCCCGCGCTGCCGCTCATCCTCACCGGGAACCACCGTTTCTTTTCGGCGGGCGCCGACCTGAATGAGATTGCGGCCCTCTCCGGCCCGGAGGCGCTGGAATTTGCACGCGAGGGACAGGCGCTGATGGACGCCATGGACAACTTCCCTGCCCCGGCGATTGCCGCGATCTCCGGCTATTGCATGGGAGGAGGGCTGGACCTGGCGCTGGCCTGCGCCGGACGCATCGCCGCGCCCCACGCCCTGTTCGGACATCGCGGCGCGGCGCTGGGCCTGATGACCGGCTGGGGCGGAACGCAGCGGCTGCCCAGGCTGATCGGCAAGGGCCGGGCGCTCGCCATGTTCACAGCGGCGGAAAAGCTGCACGCGACGGAGGCGTTGCGCATCGGCCTGGTGGACGCCGTGGCCGACGATCCGGTGGCGTTGGCGCTCTCCGCTTTGCGCTCCGCCGCCTGA